DNA sequence from the Methanofollis formosanus genome:
AGCATCATCAAAAAAGATCTCGATCCCGGGGTTGGCGAAGAGGATTATCCCTATTCGCACTACCCCGCGATCAAGATCGCCCGCCTCGCCACATGCCTGGACTATGAACATCGGGGTATAGGAACGGCGATGATCATCGCCGTCGCCTCTATCGCAAGAAAGGTGTCAAGATATTCGGGGTGCAAAGTCATCACCGTCGACTCAAAACCAGAGGCCGAGGAATTCTACGCCAAGAAAGGGTTTCATAGGGCCCTCAAGACCAAAAAGAAAACCTCAATCCCGATGTATTTCTACAACTACTTCTGATGCCCCCTCCCTCTTCTCTTTTTTGTCTTTGTCTGAAGAGATATTGACGGTCGAGAGGGAACCAGAGATCCGTCTCACCCACAAACGCTGCCTGCGATCCCCCGACGCCTTCTTCACCCCCGAGCAACGATAGGTGTTGCATGGAGCATGATGAACAGACCGACGACCTCGCCGAGGAGGCCCTCCGCCTCGCCCTCGGCGGGGCCGAGGAAG
Encoded proteins:
- a CDS encoding GNAT family N-acetyltransferase, producing the protein MPSKIPLSALSFVHLTSDHDVSSFQCAHHDLTEYLVEDALRNQNAQVAATYLVLYEGECAGYFTLLNDSIIKKDLDPGVGEEDYPYSHYPAIKIARLATCLDYEHRGIGTAMIIAVASIARKVSRYSGCKVITVDSKPEAEEFYAKKGFHRALKTKKKTSIPMYFYNYF